One Paraburkholderia aromaticivorans genomic region harbors:
- the andAb gene encoding anthranilate 1,2-dioxygenase ferredoxin subunit AndAb, which yields MSEMIQWIDVGATSDFTEDEPAQVAIGAHPVAVFRTEGEWFALHDLCSHGHARLSEGFVENGCVECPLHQGLIDLRSGAPCSAPITEPVRTYPIRVINDRVEVGSTGTE from the coding sequence ATGTCGGAAATGATTCAGTGGATTGACGTGGGCGCGACAAGTGACTTCACGGAGGACGAGCCTGCACAGGTTGCAATCGGCGCGCACCCCGTCGCGGTGTTCCGCACAGAGGGCGAATGGTTTGCGCTGCACGACCTGTGCTCTCACGGTCATGCGCGGCTGTCCGAAGGGTTCGTCGAGAATGGTTGCGTCGAATGCCCGCTTCACCAGGGGCTGATCGACCTGCGCTCGGGTGCACCGTGCTCCGCTCCGATTACCGAACCGGTTCGCACGTATCCGATTCGTGTGATCAACGACCGGGTGGAAGTCGGCAGTACCGGAACAGAGTGA
- a CDS encoding NAD(P)/FAD-dependent oxidoreductase, with translation MQSQNLIIVGGGQAGRRAAEVLRERAPDARICIIGDETHLPYDRPSLSKDALLDAERERHAFIRNVDYYRSQRIEVRLGLKVTAIHRADRLLTLSDGSAVSYDRLLLATGSRVRKLQGGPVHYLRTLDDARNLRMRLAQGARVVIVGGGFVGLEVAATAIGRGCAVTLVEPADRLLKRSMPPEVSEFMRQLHVSRGVEFRLGAQVTDIQQALDGSVRVATSEGDLFADVVVAGIGVVPNTELAEQAGLEVRDGIVVNDECRTSDPDIFAAGEVTQHFVTSIGRHVRVESWQVAEKQPAVAAANMLGATERYDETPWLWSDQYDCNVQSLGIFEGAHTVVLRGTIADGTFSMIGLNDAGNVRAAVTVNNGKDMAIFVRMVAGGPVDANQLADTSVSLRSLLKR, from the coding sequence ATGCAGAGTCAAAATCTTATTATTGTCGGTGGCGGTCAAGCCGGCCGCAGGGCAGCGGAGGTGTTGCGTGAGCGCGCGCCCGACGCGCGCATCTGCATCATTGGTGACGAAACCCATCTGCCGTATGACCGGCCGTCGCTTTCGAAAGATGCGCTGCTCGACGCAGAGCGGGAGCGGCATGCGTTCATTCGAAACGTCGATTACTACCGGAGCCAGCGTATTGAAGTGCGCCTGGGACTGAAAGTCACGGCGATCCATCGTGCGGACCGCCTGCTCACCTTGAGCGATGGTTCGGCGGTCTCTTACGACCGTCTTCTGCTGGCGACTGGGTCGCGCGTCCGCAAATTGCAAGGTGGCCCCGTGCATTACCTGCGCACGCTCGACGATGCCCGGAATCTGAGGATGCGGCTCGCACAAGGGGCGCGAGTCGTGATCGTGGGAGGCGGATTCGTTGGACTGGAGGTCGCGGCAACCGCCATCGGCCGAGGATGTGCAGTGACGCTCGTCGAGCCGGCTGACCGGTTGCTCAAGCGTTCGATGCCGCCGGAAGTCAGCGAGTTCATGCGACAGCTCCACGTAAGTCGCGGCGTGGAGTTTCGCCTTGGAGCGCAGGTCACGGATATCCAACAGGCGCTGGACGGTTCCGTGCGCGTTGCAACCAGCGAAGGTGACCTGTTTGCGGACGTAGTCGTGGCCGGAATTGGCGTAGTCCCCAACACGGAACTGGCTGAGCAGGCAGGGCTTGAGGTTAGAGATGGCATTGTGGTCAATGACGAATGCCGTACTTCTGACCCGGACATTTTTGCTGCCGGCGAGGTCACACAGCACTTCGTCACGTCGATCGGACGTCACGTGCGTGTCGAATCCTGGCAGGTCGCGGAGAAGCAGCCGGCAGTGGCGGCCGCCAACATGCTCGGTGCGACCGAGCGCTATGACGAAACACCGTGGCTCTGGTCGGATCAGTACGACTGCAATGTGCAATCGCTTGGCATTTTCGAAGGCGCTCACACGGTGGTCCTGCGTGGGACGATTGCCGATGGCACTTTCAGCATGATCGGCCTCAATGACGCCGGCAACGTACGGGCTGCGGTAACGGTCAACAATGGCAAGGACATGGCTATATTCGTAAGAATGGTCGCTGGTGGTCCGGTAGACGCGAATCAGTTGGCCGATACGTCCGTCTCGCTTCGCTCGCTGCTCAAGCGATAA
- the andAd gene encoding anthranilate 1,2-dioxygenase small subunit AndAd produces the protein MEQETQLWLELHMLQSRYVNALDNDRLEAWPDFFVEDCLYEIVPRENDDAGLPIGIIHCTNKRMLRDRVVSLRNANIFEEHSYRHMTSGLTVLEQSADQVRTESSYIVVQTLTNGESFVYQAGRYLDRVVRTSDGWRYAEKRVIYDTSRVRTLLATPI, from the coding sequence ATGGAACAGGAAACACAACTGTGGCTTGAGCTTCATATGCTGCAAAGCCGCTACGTCAATGCACTGGACAACGATCGTCTCGAAGCCTGGCCCGACTTTTTCGTCGAAGACTGCCTGTACGAGATCGTTCCTCGCGAAAATGATGACGCCGGTTTGCCAATCGGCATCATTCACTGCACGAACAAGCGCATGTTGCGCGATCGGGTCGTGTCGCTGCGTAACGCGAACATCTTCGAAGAGCACTCGTATCGCCACATGACGTCCGGCCTGACGGTCCTCGAACAGTCCGCGGATCAAGTGCGCACGGAGAGCAGTTACATCGTCGTTCAAACGCTGACAAACGGTGAGTCGTTCGTCTACCAGGCGGGTCGTTATCTTGACCGCGTGGTTCGAACGTCCGATGGCTGGCGCTACGCTGAAAAGCGGGTGATCTACGACACGTCGCGAGTACGGACGCTGCTCGCCACGCCGATCTGA